A region from the Aegilops tauschii subsp. strangulata cultivar AL8/78 chromosome 5, Aet v6.0, whole genome shotgun sequence genome encodes:
- the LOC109759424 gene encoding uncharacterized protein has product MALWVHAAAVAAPRLLPPPSLHRSAPGTAPPLLPLVRAFASLRSGPSSSRWTRRASVRVRAGAGGGGGRRRESPYEVLGVAPSAAPADIKRAYRRLALKYHPDVNKEGNAQEKFLRIKHAYNTLMNSESRSKYASSSSSSGPDSSWSPGSSKPADAEEDFYGFGDFLKDLQTEFQNWEAGLNSEQKPKSLWEELSAIGEEFVEFLENELNVDGSSTEDDDGNDPYTQFGGGGRKARGDKKGTNSSDDGVSDIESVLEQLKKELGLS; this is encoded by the exons ATGGCGCTGTGGGtgcacgccgccgccgtcgccgccccgcgtcTCCTCCCCCCTCCCTCGCTCCACCGCTCTGCTCCGGGCACGgcgcctcctctcctcccccttgtCCGCGCCTTCGCCTCCCTCCGCTCCGGCCCCAGCTCCTCCCGGTGGACGCGGCGGGCGAGCGTGCGCGTCCGcgcgggcgccggcggcggaggtgGGCGGAGGAGGGAGTCCCCGTACGAGGTGCTCGGCGTGGCGCCGTCGGCCGCGCCCGCAGACATCAAGCGCGCGTACCGGCGCCTCGCGCTCAAGTACCACCCGGACGTCAACAAGGAG GGGAATGCTCAGGAGAAGTTTCTGAGGATCAAgcacgcctacaacacgctgatgAACTCGGAGAGCCGATCCAAGTAcgcgagcagcagcagcagcagcggccCTGATTCTTCGTGGTCTCCCGGGAGCAGCAAGCCAGCTGATGCAGAAGAGGATTTCTATGGGTTTG GGGATTTCCTTAAAGACCTGCAAACAGAATTTCAGAACTGGGAGGCTGGCCTGAACTCAGAGCAGAAACCTAAAAGCCTGTGGGAAGAACTGTCA GCGATTGGCGAGGAATTTGTGGAGTTCCTGGAGAACGAACTCAATGTCGATGGCTCGAGTACCGAGGATGACGATGGCAATGATCCGTACACGCAGTTTGGAGGGGGTGGCAGAAAGGCTCGGGGTGACAAGAAAGGAACAAACAGCTCCGATGACGGCGTGTCTGACATAGAGTCCGTTCTCGAGCAGCTGAAGAAGGAGCTGGGGCTTAGCTAA
- the LOC109759423 gene encoding uncharacterized protein yields MVRASLKTLGFFVRERTGPTARGACGGIGPLSPVGRASQPNANARRERLTLAPSEPNRSVQSLPPLAGFLLPPPRISPHPAPDFFRRFRGGRPPGRFPDRPQEKINPGERRRMATPEASSAAADAVALAVARDEAAEEDDEAAAAGDGGLEVVVPIGAQKHDPAWKHCLMVRLAGRDRLKCVYCGKHFLGGGIHRFKEHLARRPGNACCCPDVPADVEALMHRSLDEVAAKKLRKRALAAAMAAVASADPSPAALPAASSPSPSPSASNGDLASPIHVPPLNQAPRAEETTPPMGTGSGWTGGGATKRRKKTLAVRRAPASAPQAQQQQPLQPATPAPQTQPPHQTIMALDATATAPPPSRHVDPAAGSDKEQVCMAVGRFLYDAGVPLEAVNSVHFQPMVDAIASMGGRPEVFSYHDFRGCVLKKSLGEVTAQLEYYKGSWTRTGCSVLSDEWSTDKGRTLMTFSVYCPEGTMFLKSVDATDIVTSSDALFELLKSVVEEVGEKNVIQVITKNSEIHAAAGKRLGETFPTLFWSPCTFRCIDGMLEDFSKATAVSEIISNAKTITGFLYSSALALSLMKKHLQGKDLLVPAETRAAMNFVTLKNMYSLKEDLQAMVSSDEWVHCLLPKIPGGIEVSNIVSNLQFWSSCALVVRATEPLVHLLKLVGSNKRPAMGYVYAGLYKAKAAIKKELVKKSDYIPYWNIIDQRWDKHMQRPLHSAGFFLNPLFFDGIGDNISNEIFSGMLDCIERLVSDVKIQDKIQKELNMYRSEAAGDFRRQMAIRARRTLPPAEWWYMYGGACPNLTRLAVRILSQTCSAKGCDRTHIPFEPLHDQRMNIFERQRMHHLTFVQCNLRLQNRQQQYKAKEFDPISVDYIDIVDDWVVDRSALFSGPAEQPNWMEISQPFNWTPSAGPGDEFESFVEGVDDEMIQGASRGIQADDADKEDSNDEEKTPPVGERVGSNLDKPVN; encoded by the exons ATGGTGCGCGCGTCGCTGAAAACCTTGGGATTTTTTGTTCGCGAACGAACCGGCCCAACTGCACGGGGGGCCTGTGGTGGCATCGGCCCACTCAGCCCGGTCGGCCGAGCCAGCCAACCCAACGCGAACGCGAGAAGAGAGAGATTAACCCTAGCCCCATCGGAACCGAACCGCTCCGTTCAATCTCTTCCGCCCCTGGCTGGTTTTCTTCTCCCCCCGCCCCGCATCTCGCCCCACCCCGCCCCGGATTTCTTCCGCCGATTCCGTGGCGGCCGGCCGCCCGGCCGATTCCCCGACAGACCACAGGAAAAAATAAACCCG GGCGAGAGGCGGCGGATGGCGACCCCGGAggcgtcgtcggcggcggcggacgcggtGGCGCTGGCGGTGGCCAGGGacgaggcggcggaggaggacgacgaggcggcggcggcgggggatgGGGGTCTGGAGGTGGTGGTGCCGATCGGGGCGCAGAAGCACGACCCGGCGTGGAAGCACTGCCTCATGGTGCGCCTGGCCGGCCGGGACCGCCTCAAGTGCGTCTACTGCGGCAAGCACTTCCTCGGCGGCGGCATCCACCGCTTCAAGGAGCACCTCGCGCGCCGCCCGGGGAACGCCTGCTGCTGCCCCGACGTCCCCGCCGACGTCGAGGCCCTCATGCACCGCAGCCTCGACGaggtcgccgccaagaagctgcgCAAGcgcgccctcgccgccgccatggccgccgtcgcctccgccgacccctcccccgccgccttgcccgcggcctcctcgccctccccctccccctccgccTCCAACGGCGACCTGGCCAGCCCCATCCACGTCCCCCCGCTCAACCAGGCTCCCCGCGCTGAGGAGACGACGCCTCCCATGGGGACGGGGTCGGGATGGACCGGCGGGGGCGCCACcaagagaaggaagaagacgcTGGCGGTGAGGCGCGCTCCTGCTTCTGCTCCGCAGGCCCAGCAGCAGCAGCCTCTCCAGCCTGCTACTCCTGCTCCCCAGACGCAGCCTCCTCACCAGACTATCATGGCGCTCGATGCGACAGCAACAGCACCGCCGCCGTCAAGGCATGTCGATCCGGCTGCTGGCTCGGACAAGGAGCAGGTTTGCATGGCGGTTGGGAGGTTCCTGTACGACGCCGGTGTGCCACTGGAGGCGGTGAATTCCGTGCATTTCCAGCCGATGGTCGACGCCATTGCGTCCATGGGAGGGAGGCCCGAGGTGTTCTCGTACCATGACTTCCGTGGCTGTGTTCTGAAGAAGTCGCTGGGTGAAGTGACGGCTCAGTTGGAGTACTACAAGGGGTCATGGACCCGCACGGGGTGCTCTGTGTTGTCCGATGAGTGGTCGACTGACAAGGGCAGGACCTTGATGACCTTTTCGGTGTATTGCCCTGAAGGTACCATGTTTCTGAAATCGGTCGATGCAACAGATATCGTCACATCATCAGATGCATTGTTTGAGCTGCTGAAGAGTGTTGTTGAGGAAGTTGGAGAGAAAAATGTCATCCAAGTGATCACAAAGAACTCTGAGATTCATGCAGCCGCAGGGAAAAGGCTAGGTGAAACATTTCCTACGCTGTTCTGGTCTCCATGCACTTTCCGGTGCATCGATGGTATGCTTGAAGATTTCAGCAAGGCGACGGCAGTTAGTGAGATCATAAGCAACGCAAAGACCATCACTGGATTCTTGTACAGCAGTGCTCTTGCATTGAGTTTGATGAAGAAGCATCTGCAGGGGAAGGATCTGCTAGTTCCTGCAGAGACCCGTGCTGCTATGAACTTCGTGACACTGAAAAACATGTACAGTCTGAAGGAGGATTTGCAAGCCATGGTCAGTTCAGATGAATGGGTACACTGCCTGTTGCCAAAGATACCTGGAGGGATAGAAGTGAGCAATATTGTTAGCAATTTGCAATTTTGGTCTTCATGTGCCTTAGTTGTTCGTGCCACCGAACCACTTGTGCATCTTCTCAAGCTGGTAGGTAGCAACAAGAGGCCTGCTATGGGGTATGTTTATGCTGGATTATACAAAGCGAAAGCAGCAATCAAGAAAGAGCTGGTGAAGAAGAGCGACTATATTCCTTACTGGAACATTATTGACCAGAGATGGGACAAGCACATGCAACGACCGCTTCATTCAGCTGGTTTCTTCCTAAATCCACTGTTTTTTGATGGAATTGGAGATAACATATCGAATGAGATTTTCTCAGGAATGCTAGACTGTATAGAAAGGCTGGTGTCCGATGTCAAAATCCAAGATAAAATTCAGAAGGAGCTTAACATGTATCGGAGCGAGGCAGCTGGGGATTTTCGTAGGCAAATGGCTATCCGAGCCCGGCGTACTTTACCTCCTG CTGAGTGGTGGTATATGTATGGCGGAGCATGCCCGAATTTAACACGTTTGGCAGTACGTATCCTCAGTCAAACCTGCAGCGCTAAAGGGTGTGATCGGACACACATTCCTTTCGAACCACTCCATGACCAAAGAATGAATATTTTTGAACGTCAACGAATGCATCATCTCACCTTTGTTCAATGCAACCTGCGGCTACAAAACAG GCAACAACAATACAAGGCGAAGGAATTTGATCCAATCTCGGTAGACTACATAGACATAGTTGATGACTGGGTGGTGGATAGATCTGCACTGTTCTCTGGACCGGCGGAGCAGCCAAACTGGATGGAGATTAGTCAACCGTTCAACTGGACCCCATCAGCAGGACCGGGTGATGAATTCGAGTCCTTTGTTGAAG GAGTCGATGATGAGATGATCCAAGGCGCTTCCCGAGGAATCCAGGCCGATGATGCCGACAAAGAAGATTCCAATGATGAAGAGAAAACCCCGCCTGTGGGTGAACGAGTTGGCTCTAACTTGGATAAACCTGTAAACTAA